The following are from one region of the Jatrophihabitans telluris genome:
- a CDS encoding ABC transporter ATP-binding protein, which yields MTDGAIQTTDEGSLSDLKRLWPWLRPYRGYLIFMLVIATLAMVVQSILPLVTAALIDGPIARHDVGGMYPLIGLALLFGLAEAVLFGIRRRAMTTSALAIETDLRRDFYQHLQRLPVRFHDRWPSGQLLSRVTSDLSTLRRFVGFIAVFFFANLAVIVVILVLLIKLDPPLGLAVCVVMLPLGAATRYYEHRYNLEARRAQDLTGDLATSVEESVLGIRVIKSFGRRRQLLDDFTEDAGRLRAAELQKNRTLANLWTVIGTYPQLVLAGVTLFGVIAVAHGRLSTGELVAFITLQLRLNWPLMALGWLIAGTEEAVAATARIFEVMDSSTDLTEPDRPASLPHTDRPARLSFDDVSFRFPGAESDALSHVQLDIHAGETMALVGPTGSGKTILTALVPRLHDVSSGAIRIDGVAIDQITLDELRSTVSTAFEEPTLFSASVRENITLGRPDATDAEVTEAVDIAQAGFVHELPYGLDTRVGEQGLSLSGGQRQRLALARAVLGRPRVLVLDDPLSALDVHTEALVEKALRRVLADTTALVVAHRASTVLLADRVALLEDGAITAVGTHSELMAGNERYRNLLSQKAEVSA from the coding sequence GTGACAGACGGGGCCATTCAGACAACCGACGAGGGCTCCCTGTCCGACCTGAAGCGGCTGTGGCCATGGCTGAGGCCCTATCGCGGCTACCTGATCTTCATGCTCGTCATCGCCACTCTGGCCATGGTCGTGCAGTCCATCCTCCCGCTGGTGACCGCTGCCCTCATCGATGGCCCGATTGCCCGGCACGACGTCGGCGGTATGTATCCCCTCATCGGTCTCGCCCTGCTGTTCGGCCTGGCCGAGGCGGTGCTGTTCGGCATTCGGCGCCGAGCGATGACGACGTCGGCGCTGGCCATCGAGACCGACCTGCGCCGAGACTTCTACCAGCATCTGCAGCGATTGCCGGTGAGATTCCACGACCGGTGGCCCTCGGGCCAGCTGCTGTCCCGGGTGACCAGCGACCTGTCGACGCTGCGCCGGTTCGTCGGCTTCATCGCGGTGTTCTTCTTCGCCAACCTGGCCGTCATCGTGGTCATCCTGGTCCTGCTGATCAAGCTCGACCCACCGCTGGGGCTGGCGGTCTGCGTCGTCATGCTGCCGCTCGGCGCGGCCACCCGCTACTACGAGCATCGGTACAACCTCGAAGCTCGCCGGGCTCAGGACCTCACCGGTGATCTGGCGACCAGCGTCGAGGAGTCGGTACTCGGCATCCGGGTGATCAAGTCGTTCGGTCGGCGGCGGCAGTTGCTCGACGACTTCACCGAGGACGCCGGTCGGCTGCGCGCGGCCGAGCTGCAGAAGAACCGGACGCTGGCCAACCTGTGGACCGTCATCGGCACGTACCCGCAACTGGTGCTCGCCGGTGTCACCCTGTTCGGCGTCATCGCCGTCGCTCACGGACGCCTGAGCACCGGTGAGCTCGTGGCTTTCATAACGCTGCAGCTGCGGTTGAACTGGCCCCTGATGGCGCTCGGGTGGTTGATCGCCGGCACGGAGGAGGCGGTGGCGGCCACCGCGCGAATCTTCGAGGTGATGGATTCGAGCACCGACCTGACCGAACCCGACCGCCCCGCGTCCCTTCCCCATACCGACCGTCCGGCCCGGTTGAGCTTCGACGATGTCAGCTTCCGCTTCCCGGGGGCCGAGTCCGACGCGCTGAGCCATGTCCAGCTGGACATCCACGCCGGCGAGACGATGGCGCTCGTCGGTCCGACCGGTTCGGGCAAGACGATCCTCACCGCGCTCGTCCCCCGGCTGCACGACGTGAGCTCAGGGGCGATCCGCATCGACGGGGTCGCGATCGATCAGATCACCCTGGACGAGCTGCGCAGCACGGTGAGTACGGCCTTCGAGGAGCCCACCCTGTTCTCGGCCAGCGTGCGCGAGAACATCACCCTGGGACGCCCGGACGCAACCGACGCCGAGGTCACCGAGGCCGTGGACATCGCCCAGGCCGGCTTCGTCCACGAACTTCCGTACGGGCTCGACACCCGCGTCGGCGAGCAAGGACTGTCGTTGTCGGGGGGCCAGCGTCAGCGGCTGGCTCTGGCCCGCGCCGTGCTGGGTCGTCCCCGGGTGCTGGTGCTCGACGATCCGCTGTCGGCACTGGACGTCCACACCGAAGCCCTGGTCGAGAAGGCCCTTCGCCGGGTGCTGGCGGACACCACCGCACTGGTCGTCGCCCATCGCGCCTCGACGGTGTTGCTGGCCGACCGGGTGGCCCTGCTCGAAGACGGCGCCATCACCGCCGTCGGCACGCACAGCGAGCTGATGGCCGGAAACGAGCGATACCGCAACCTGCTGTCGCAGAAGGCGGAGGTGAGCGCATGA